The following are from one region of the Lentimicrobiaceae bacterium genome:
- a CDS encoding rRNA small subunit methyltransferase 1 — AGTPGISDPGFLLVRECINNGIEVNTLPGASAFLLALVNSGFPTDKFYFEGFLPHKKGRNTRLNFLKELNCTFVLYESPYRVLKTLEQLCEVMGEDRPASVSRELTKKFEETRRGTLKELKSYFTENKPKGEFVIVVKGV, encoded by the coding sequence TGCAGGTACTCCCGGCATTTCCGACCCGGGCTTTCTGCTTGTAAGAGAATGTATAAACAACGGCATTGAGGTTAATACGCTTCCGGGAGCTTCGGCTTTTCTTTTGGCTCTTGTAAATTCGGGCTTTCCTACCGATAAATTTTACTTTGAAGGATTTTTACCGCATAAAAAAGGTCGTAATACAAGGTTGAATTTCTTAAAAGAATTAAACTGCACATTTGTATTGTACGAATCGCCTTATAGAGTTTTAAAAACCTTAGAGCAACTTTGCGAAGTTATGGGAGAAGACAGACCGGCAAGCGTTTCGAGAGAGCTTACAAAAAAATTTGAAGAAACCCGCAGAGGCACACTCAAGGAACTTAAATCGTACTTTACGGAAAATAAACCCAAAGGCGAGTTTGTTATTGTTG